In Fusobacterium perfoetens, the genomic window AAAAGTATCAAGTTATGCAGATACAAAAATTCTTCTTCTTGGACAAGATCCTTATCATGGTCAGGGACAGGCTCATGGTATGGCATTTTCTGTAAAACCAGGAATTCCTGCACCTCCTTCTCTTAAAAATATGTATAAAGAATTAAAAGATGAACTTGGTTGTACAATTCCAAATAATGGATATCTTATGCCATGGGCAGAACAGGGAATCCTTCTTTTAAATACAGCTCTTACAGTAAGAGATGGACAGGCAAACTCTCATAAAGGAAAAGGTTGGGAAATCTTTACAGATAGAATAATAGAACTTCTTAATGAAAAAGAAGAGCCAGTAATCTTTATTTTATGGGGAAATAATGCAAAAAGTAAAAAAAGACTTATAACAAATCCTAAACATTTTATAATAGAGGGAGTTCACCCAAGTCCTCTTTCAGCAAGCAGAGGATTTTTTGGCTGTGGACATTTTAAAAAAGTAAACGAAATTTTAAAATCTTTAGGAAAGAAAGAAATAAACTGGCAGATACCAAATATTTAAAAAAATATTGTTTGTAAATCATAAATTGCTTTTCAATGTTAGGAAGATTTACTTTTAATTAGAGAAAGGAGCTACTGCAAATAAATTTGCAATAACTCCTTTTTATAAAAAATAAAAATTGGAGAAAAAATGAATATAGAAGAACTAATGAAAAATGAAACAGTAAAAAAAATAGCAGAAAAACAAGAAATAGTATGGATAAATCCTAAAGAGATGGATTATAGAGAGTATGAAAAAAATCTTCCTGTATCAGATGAAGAATTAAAAGATGCAGAAGAGCGTCTAAAAAGATTTGCTCCATTTATAAAGAAATCTTTCCCTGAAACAGCAGAAACAGATGGAATAATAGAATCACCTTTAGAACCAATTTTTGCAATGCAGAAAGAACTTGAAAAAAAATATGAAACAGAAATACCAGGAAAATTATATTTAAAAATGGACAGTCACCTTCCAGTAGCAGGTTCAATAAAAGCTAGAGGAGGAGTTTATGAAATATTAAAACATGCAGAAGATTTAGCTATTGAAGCTAGAATGCTTTCTGTAACAGATGATTATTCAATTCTTGCAGATGAGAAATTTAAAAAATTCTTTTCAGGTTATAAAGTTCAGGTAGGTTCAACAGGGAATTTAGGACTTAGCATAGGAATAACAAGTGCTGCTCTTGGATTTGAGGTAATAGTTCATATGTCAGCTGATGCAAAGCAATGGAAAAAAGATATGCTTAGATCAAAAGGAGTAACTGTAATAGAATATGCAGATGACTATGGAAAAGCTGTTGAAGAGGGAAGAAAAAGCTCTGATGCAGATCCTAAAAGTTATTTTGTAGATGATGAAAAATCAATGAATTTATTCTTAGGATATACTGTTGCAGCTTCAAGAATAAAAAAGCAATTTGATGAAAAAGGAATTGTAATAGATAAAGAGCACCCTCTTATAGTGTATATTCCATGTGGAGTAGGAGGAGCTCCTGGAGGAGTTGCATATGGACTTAAGAGAATATTTAAAGAAAATGTTTATATATTCTTTGTAGAACCAGTACTTGCTCCATGTATGGTTCTTGGAATGGCAACAGGACTTCATGAAAAAATAAGTGTCCGTGATATAGGAATAACAGGAATTACTCATGCTGATGGACTTGCAGTAGGAAGACCTTCAGGGCTTGTAGGAAAACTTATGGATTCTATTTTAAGTGGAATATTTACTCTTGAAGATTATAAGCTTTATGATTATTTAAGATGTCTTGATTCAAGTGAGCATGAGAGAATAGAACCTTCTTCATGTGCTGCTTTTGAAGGAGCAGTTACCCTTATGAAACATGAAGAAAGCAGAAAATATATTGAAGGGAGAATAGGAAAAAATATAGAAAATGCTTATCAAATTTGTTGGGCAACAGGGGGAAGAATGGTTCCTCATGAAGATATGGAAAAATTCCTTGCTACTCATTTAAAATAGCATAAAAATTTTAAATTTATATTAAAAAAACTAAAAATACCCAGATAATTTCTGGGTATTTTTGTTATAATTTTTTATTATCTGGAAGAGAGTATATAAAAGAAGCTATATATGTAGTTATAGGAGCAACTACAACAAGTCTATATTTCCTTGATTTTAAAGGAAAAGATTCTGAACAGCACATACATAGGTATCTTTAGAATAAAAAAATTAAAAAAATATTTGACAATTTTTTTTGAGAGTGCTATAATTATTCCTGTGATAAAGATTGCGGGAATAGCTCAGTTGGTAGAGCGTCAGCCTTCCAAGCTGAATGTCGCGAGTTCGACCCTCGTTTCCCGCTCCATTTTTTTATATAGGTAATGCATCATTAGCTCAGTTGGTAGAGCATACGACTCTTAATCGTACGGTCACCGGTTCAAGTCCAGTATGATGCACCATTGAAAGCTAAGACTGCCTTTCGCGACAGCCTTTTTTTATTTTTTGGAAAAATTAAAATTATAAATATAATAAAGCATAAAAAAATGAGAGCTCATATTTTGAACTCTCATTTTAAATTTAATTTAATTTAATTAATCATTGTATCCATTAGGATTTTGACTTTGCCATCTCCATGAATCAGCACACATTCTGTCTAAATCATATTTAGCTTCCCAACCTAATTCTTCTTTTGCTTTTGTTGCATCAGCATAACACATAGCAACATCTCCAGGTCTTCTTGGAGCTATAACATATGGAATGTCTTTTCCACAAGCTTTGCTGAATGCTTTTACCATGTCAAGAACACTATATCCTTTTCCAGTTCCAAGGTTATAGATTACAAGTCCTGAATTAGTTTCAAGTTTTGCAAGAGCTTTTAAATGTCCGTTTGCTAAGTCTACAACATGGATATAGTCTCTTACACCTGTTCCGTCAGGAGTATTGTAGTCATCTCCGAAAACGCTAAGTTTTTCTAATTTTCCTACAGCAACTTTTGTAATGTAAGGCATTAAGTTGTTAGGAATTCCATTTGGTTCTTCTCCTATTGTTCCACTTTCATGTGCTCCAACTGGATTGAAGTATCTTAAAAGAGCTACATTTAATTCTTTATCTGCTTTACATATATCAACAAGCATTTCTTCAATCATAAGTTTAGTTCTTCCATAAGGATTTGTAGCACTTAAAGGGAATGTTTCTAAAATAGGGCATGTATGAGGATCTCCGTAAACAGTTGCTGATGAACTGAATACAAAGTTACGAACACCGTATTTTTTCATTAAGTTTAAAACTATAAGTGTTGTTGTTAAGTTATTTGTATAATATGCAAGAGGTTTTGCTACTGATTCTCCTACAGCTTTAAATCCTGCAAAGTGAATAACAGAATCAATTTCATTTTCTTTGAAAATTTCATCCATTTTTTCTTCATCTAATATGTTAACTTCGTAAAATTTTGGTCTTTTTCCTGTTATAGCTTCAATTCTGTCTATAACTTTAGGACTGCTGTTGCTTAAATCGTCAACTATCACTACTTCTCTGTTGTCTTCTAATAACTGCACCACAGTGTGACTTCCAATATATCCTGCTCCGCCTGTTACTAATACTGCCATAATGATATCCTCTCCTTTTATTTAAGTTTTATATTTTTATTATACTATCTTTGATGAATTTATTTTACTATAATTTGAAAATTCTAAAAAACTTTTTTAATAAAATACATAAAGATATATTTATTTTGCCTTATTTTCAGATTTTTTGACACATTCATTAACAAAATCAAAAATTCTCTCTTCAGTTATATAGGGATAATGCTTAAAAGATGAAAAACCTACATGCCCTCCATATCTTGGTGTTTCTAGTGTGATAAATTTATTTTCTTCAGCCTCTTTGTAAGGATAACATTCTTTTCCCATAATTGGATCATCTAAAGGCATAAGAATATAAACAGGTTTTTTTATATTTGGAATATCTTTAATAGAACTTGCTTTTTTATAGTAGTCCTTAACTCCTTTAAATCCAAAAAATCTTGCAGTGAAAGCATCGTCAAATTCCTCTATATTTTTAGCTTTTCTTATTTTTTCTACATCTACAAGCCCTTTATAATCTTTTGCTTTTGCAATAGCCTTTTCTTTAAGAGGGCCGAGAAATTTAAGTTTGTAAATTATGTTTTCAAACTTTTTTAGTTTTTCACTTGAAGAAAAAAATTCACAAGGGGGAGAGACAGCAGTTCCACATATGACATTATCAGGAATATCTTTTTCTGTTCCAAAATATTTTAAGGTCATATTTGCTCCAAGACTGAATCCAATAACAACTATATATTTATAGTTTTTGCACTTTTCAATTACAAGCTTTATATCATCTGTAAGAGCAGCATGATAGAAAGTTACCTTTCTGTTGACTTCTCCACTGCAACCTCTGTAGTTAATAGCAGCAGTATCCCAGCCTCTTTCTG contains:
- a CDS encoding YheT family hydrolase — protein: MIDYKPSFIFRNRHINTCFPTLFRKINVSYKRERYDTYDGDFIDVDWIKNNNDRAVILCHGLEGSSKSKYIQGMSRYFSERGWDTAAINYRGCSGEVNRKVTFYHAALTDDIKLVIEKCKNYKYIVVIGFSLGANMTLKYFGTEKDIPDNVICGTAVSPPCEFFSSSEKLKKFENIIYKLKFLGPLKEKAIAKAKDYKGLVDVEKIRKAKNIEEFDDAFTARFFGFKGVKDYYKKASSIKDIPNIKKPVYILMPLDDPIMGKECYPYKEAEENKFITLETPRYGGHVGFSSFKHYPYITEERIFDFVNECVKKSENKAK
- the galE gene encoding UDP-glucose 4-epimerase GalE, which codes for MAVLVTGGAGYIGSHTVVQLLEDNREVVIVDDLSNSSPKVIDRIEAITGKRPKFYEVNILDEEKMDEIFKENEIDSVIHFAGFKAVGESVAKPLAYYTNNLTTTLIVLNLMKKYGVRNFVFSSSATVYGDPHTCPILETFPLSATNPYGRTKLMIEEMLVDICKADKELNVALLRYFNPVGAHESGTIGEEPNGIPNNLMPYITKVAVGKLEKLSVFGDDYNTPDGTGVRDYIHVVDLANGHLKALAKLETNSGLVIYNLGTGKGYSVLDMVKAFSKACGKDIPYVIAPRRPGDVAMCYADATKAKEELGWEAKYDLDRMCADSWRWQSQNPNGYND
- a CDS encoding uracil-DNA glycosylase, with protein sequence MVNLGNDWDELLKDEFEKEYYKKLREFLISEYRTQIIHPDMNDIFSALKVSSYADTKILLLGQDPYHGQGQAHGMAFSVKPGIPAPPSLKNMYKELKDELGCTIPNNGYLMPWAEQGILLLNTALTVRDGQANSHKGKGWEIFTDRIIELLNEKEEPVIFILWGNNAKSKKRLITNPKHFIIEGVHPSPLSASRGFFGCGHFKKVNEILKSLGKKEINWQIPNI
- the dsdA gene encoding D-serine ammonia-lyase; the protein is MNIEELMKNETVKKIAEKQEIVWINPKEMDYREYEKNLPVSDEELKDAEERLKRFAPFIKKSFPETAETDGIIESPLEPIFAMQKELEKKYETEIPGKLYLKMDSHLPVAGSIKARGGVYEILKHAEDLAIEARMLSVTDDYSILADEKFKKFFSGYKVQVGSTGNLGLSIGITSAALGFEVIVHMSADAKQWKKDMLRSKGVTVIEYADDYGKAVEEGRKSSDADPKSYFVDDEKSMNLFLGYTVAASRIKKQFDEKGIVIDKEHPLIVYIPCGVGGAPGGVAYGLKRIFKENVYIFFVEPVLAPCMVLGMATGLHEKISVRDIGITGITHADGLAVGRPSGLVGKLMDSILSGIFTLEDYKLYDYLRCLDSSEHERIEPSSCAAFEGAVTLMKHEESRKYIEGRIGKNIENAYQICWATGGRMVPHEDMEKFLATHLK